A single Notoacmeibacter ruber DNA region contains:
- a CDS encoding DUF2177 family protein — protein sequence MRSVYLYLIALVIFFVIDFVWLGFVAKNFYAERMGSIMRDSPKLGVAAVFYAVYVIGLVYFAISPAMSGAGWTQAALNGALFGFFAYLTYDATSYSVLEGYDPVVAVVDTIWGAIISGFTAAATVWIANAIWDGAGG from the coding sequence ATGAGATCTGTCTATCTCTACCTGATCGCGCTTGTGATCTTTTTCGTCATCGACTTCGTTTGGCTCGGTTTCGTTGCCAAGAATTTCTATGCCGAGCGGATGGGCTCCATCATGCGCGATAGCCCGAAATTAGGCGTCGCGGCCGTTTTCTATGCCGTTTATGTGATCGGTCTGGTCTATTTCGCCATTTCGCCGGCTATGAGCGGAGCCGGCTGGACGCAGGCCGCCTTGAACGGCGCTCTTTTTGGCTTCTTCGCCTATCTCACTTATGATGCGACGAGCTATTCGGTCCTTGAGGGTTACGATCCGGTGGTTGCCGTGGTGGATACGATCTGGGGGGCGATCATTTCCGGCTTCACCGCCGCAGCCACGGTCTGGATCGCAAACGCGATCTGGGACGGGGCAGGGGGGTAA
- the mgtE gene encoding magnesium transporter translates to MTEEELVSEENQDSSIYTETGAVRQDFLAAIAAAVEDTDEDWLKEQLSHLHSSELGDVIEALPPEQRIAVVAMMKADFDFAALTEVDEAIRLEIVDQLPNNQIALAVQELDSDDAVYILEDLEPEDQEEILGQLPFTERIRLRRSLDYPEETAGRRMATEFVAVPPFWTVGQTIDYMREDKELPETFSQIFVIDPGFRLLGAVDLDRILRTQRAEKIETVMHETRHAIPVEMDQEEAAQLFERYDLLSAAVVDENDRLVGVLTIDDVVDVIQEEAEEDIKALGGVGDEELSDTTVEIARSRFIWLLMNLGTAVLASLVIGLFDATIEQMVALAVLMPIVASMGGNAATQTMTVAVRALATRDIDIYNAARIIRRETLVGLLNGVMFAALIGLVAGFWFDNPSLGGVIAAAMVINMLAAALAGILIPLVLDKIGADPAIASGVFVTTVTDIVGFFAFLGLAAWWFDLL, encoded by the coding sequence ATGACCGAGGAAGAACTGGTCTCTGAGGAGAACCAGGACAGCTCGATCTACACCGAGACGGGTGCTGTTCGCCAGGATTTCCTGGCGGCTATCGCTGCGGCTGTCGAGGATACGGACGAAGATTGGCTGAAGGAGCAACTCAGCCATCTTCACAGCTCCGAACTCGGCGATGTGATCGAAGCCCTGCCGCCAGAACAGCGTATTGCTGTGGTGGCGATGATGAAGGCGGATTTCGACTTTGCCGCGCTAACGGAAGTCGACGAAGCGATCCGGCTGGAGATCGTCGATCAACTGCCCAACAATCAGATCGCGCTGGCTGTTCAGGAGCTGGACTCCGACGATGCGGTCTACATTCTCGAGGATCTCGAGCCTGAGGATCAGGAAGAGATTCTTGGGCAGCTGCCCTTTACCGAGCGTATCCGGTTGCGCCGCTCTCTGGACTATCCAGAGGAGACGGCTGGCCGCCGCATGGCGACCGAGTTTGTGGCGGTGCCGCCGTTCTGGACCGTCGGACAGACGATCGACTACATGCGCGAGGACAAGGAACTTCCCGAAACGTTTAGCCAGATCTTCGTAATCGATCCCGGCTTTCGGCTTCTGGGCGCGGTCGATCTGGATCGTATTCTGCGTACGCAGCGTGCCGAGAAGATCGAGACGGTCATGCACGAGACGCGTCATGCCATTCCGGTCGAAATGGACCAGGAGGAGGCGGCACAGCTTTTCGAGCGCTATGACCTACTCTCCGCCGCCGTGGTTGATGAAAACGACAGGCTCGTCGGCGTTCTGACCATCGATGACGTGGTCGATGTGATTCAGGAAGAGGCGGAAGAAGACATCAAGGCGCTGGGCGGCGTCGGCGACGAGGAACTTTCCGATACGACCGTGGAGATCGCGCGGTCACGCTTTATCTGGCTGTTGATGAACCTCGGAACGGCCGTGCTGGCTTCGCTGGTCATCGGCCTTTTCGATGCCACGATCGAACAGATGGTCGCACTTGCTGTTCTCATGCCAATTGTTGCCTCGATGGGCGGTAATGCCGCCACGCAAACCATGACGGTGGCCGTGCGAGCGCTCGCGACACGCGATATCGATATCTACAATGCCGCGAGGATCATCCGGCGCGAGACGCTGGTCGGGCTCCTCAATGGAGTCATGTTTGCTGCGCTGATCGGTCTGGTCGCCGGTTTCTGGTTCGACAATCCGTCGCTTGGCGGCGTCATTGCGGCAGCCATGGTGATCAACATGCTTGCTGCGGCCCTTGCGGGAATTCTGATTCCACTGGTTCTCGACAAGATTGGTGCCGACCCGGCTATCGCTTCCGGAGTCTTTGTCACCACAGTCACTGATATTGTCGGCTTTTTCGCATTTCTCGGCCTTGCTGCCTGGTGGTTCGACCTGCTGTGA
- the tgt gene encoding tRNA guanosine(34) transglycosylase Tgt translates to MNLDREQTPSGQFFFTKLAEDGAARRGRIDMPRGSIRTPAFMPVGTAGTVKAMYLDQVRDLGADIILGNTYHLMLRPGAERVARLGGLHDFARWPYPILTDSGGFQVMSLSGLRKITEEGVTFQSHVDGTKHFMSPERSIEIQGLLDSDIQMQLDECIALPAEEKEIGRAMELSLRWAERCKAAFGDQPGKAMFGIIQGGDNARLRIESAEALAALDLKGYAIGGLAVGEPQNVMFDMIETVIPSMPKDRPRYLMGVGTPDDILGSVQRGVDMFDCVMPTRAGRHGLAFTRHGKINLKNARHAEDDRPLDEESDCAAARDYSRAYLHHLVRAGEPLAGMLLTWNNLAYYQQLMAGIRAAISEARLQEHAEKVRAAWAKGDLPPRS, encoded by the coding sequence ATGAATCTTGATCGCGAACAGACACCTTCGGGGCAATTTTTCTTTACGAAGCTCGCGGAAGACGGCGCCGCCCGTCGCGGCCGGATCGACATGCCGCGCGGGTCGATCCGCACGCCTGCCTTCATGCCGGTCGGGACGGCCGGCACCGTCAAGGCAATGTATCTCGATCAGGTCCGGGATCTCGGCGCGGACATCATTCTCGGCAACACCTATCATCTGATGCTGCGTCCGGGCGCGGAGCGCGTGGCCCGGCTCGGCGGACTACATGATTTTGCGCGTTGGCCCTATCCGATCCTGACCGATAGCGGCGGCTTTCAGGTGATGAGCCTGTCGGGGTTGCGAAAGATCACGGAAGAAGGCGTGACCTTTCAGAGCCATGTCGATGGGACGAAACACTTCATGTCTCCGGAGCGGTCGATCGAGATTCAGGGGCTTTTGGATTCCGATATCCAGATGCAGCTTGACGAGTGCATCGCGTTGCCCGCCGAAGAAAAAGAAATCGGCCGTGCCATGGAACTGTCGCTACGCTGGGCCGAGCGTTGCAAAGCGGCGTTTGGTGATCAGCCGGGCAAGGCGATGTTCGGTATCATTCAGGGTGGGGATAATGCTCGTCTGAGGATCGAATCTGCGGAGGCATTGGCTGCTCTCGACCTGAAGGGCTATGCGATTGGCGGCTTGGCGGTTGGCGAGCCGCAGAACGTGATGTTCGACATGATCGAAACCGTCATTCCGTCCATGCCGAAGGACAGACCGCGCTATCTAATGGGCGTCGGTACGCCCGATGATATTCTTGGCTCCGTTCAACGCGGGGTCGACATGTTCGACTGCGTTATGCCGACGCGCGCCGGGCGCCACGGCCTCGCTTTCACCCGCCATGGCAAGATCAATCTGAAGAACGCCCGCCATGCGGAAGATGACAGGCCGCTCGATGAGGAGAGTGACTGCGCGGCGGCGCGCGATTACAGCCGCGCCTATCTGCACCATCTGGTTCGTGCCGGCGAACCGCTGGCAGGGATGCTGCTGACCTGGAACAATCTGGCCTATTACCAGCAGCTCATGGCCGGCATCAGGGCCGCGATCTCCGAAGCGCGGCTTCAGGAGCATGCCGAAAAAGTACGCGCAGCCTGGGCGAAGGGCGACTTGCCGCCCCGCAGTTGA
- a CDS encoding DUF4864 domain-containing protein, which yields MYPTRQFLFALVLTAAYGVAGASADELSPWQSTVDQQLQSFQSGDDAEAYSHAAPNIKRFFPTLEGFMAMVEGGYPQVRRPKSWSMGRSIPLTASSVAQEVIIVGPEGKLWKALYTLELQEDGSWQISGVSLQGMKSFGV from the coding sequence ATGTATCCAACTCGCCAATTTCTTTTCGCCCTTGTTCTAACAGCCGCGTACGGCGTTGCCGGCGCCTCGGCAGACGAGCTTTCACCCTGGCAATCCACCGTCGATCAACAATTGCAGTCCTTCCAGTCTGGCGATGATGCCGAGGCCTACTCTCACGCGGCACCCAACATAAAGCGGTTCTTCCCGACGCTCGAAGGTTTCATGGCCATGGTTGAGGGCGGTTATCCGCAGGTCCGCCGACCCAAGAGCTGGTCCATGGGCCGCTCGATTCCTCTTACCGCCAGCTCTGTCGCCCAGGAAGTGATCATTGTCGGTCCGGAGGGAAAGCTCTGGAAAGCGCTCTACACACTAGAACTTCAGGAAGACGGCTCGTGGCAGATCAGCGGTGTGTCGCTTCAGGGAATGAAAAGTTTCGGCGTGTAG